From a region of the Scyliorhinus torazame isolate Kashiwa2021f chromosome 15, sScyTor2.1, whole genome shotgun sequence genome:
- the shisa2b gene encoding protein shisa-2 homolog produces MMRRCRVYPGCLLLSLAAFLAAPAPASATGEYCHGWLDSQGTWHQGFQCPERFDSASATICCGSCSLRYCCSSTEARLDQGHCHNDQPALGSDGPPGRDSSDSSAVPIYVPFLIVGSVFVAFVIVGSFVAACCCRCLKPKQEPQQSRAPTENRLMETIPMISSSGNPRGSSSRQSSTAASSSSSGNSGARAPPLRTQTNCCLPTEGTMNNIYLNMPPNFSMMNCQQATQIMPHQAQFLHPQYLGYAVQHDSLAMTPTPPYIDGLQNGFRQMQTPFPQVSGNTEQIVYTTVTV; encoded by the exons ATGATGAGAAGGTGCAGGGTGTACCCGGGCTGCCTCCTCCTGTCTCTTGCTGCTTTCCTGGCGGCCCCGGCCCCGGCCAGTGCTACCGGAGAGTACTGCCACGGCTGGCTGGACTCTCAGGGGACTTGGCACCAAGGTTTCCAGTGTCCCGAGCGCTTCGACTCGGCCTCGGCCACCATCTGCTGCGGCTCCTGTTCGCTGCGTTACTGCTGCTCCAGCACCGAGGCCAGGCTCGACCAGGGCCACTGTCACAACGACCAGCCGGCTCTGGGCAGCGACGGCCCCCCCGGCAGAGACAGCAGCGACTCCTCGGCAG TGCCAATATACGTGCCTTTCCTCATTGTTGGCTCGGTGTTTGTGGCCTTTGTCATTGTAGGCTCGTTTGTGGCAGCTTGCTGCTGCAGATGTCTCAAGCCCAAGCAAGAACCACAACAGAGCAGAGCTCCAACAGAAAATCGCCTCATGGAAACTATCCCCATGATCTCGAGTTCTGGCAATCCCAGAGGATCCTCATCACGGCAATCCAGCACCGctgccagctccagctccagcggCAACTCAGGGGCGAGGGCTCCCCCTCTAAGAACACAGACAAACTGCTGTCTGCCGACAGAAGGGACAATGAATAATATATACTTGAATATGCCACCCAATTTCTCAATGATGAACTGCCAGCAAGCCACACAGATTATGCCACACCAGGCTCAGTTTTTACACCCTCAGTATTTGGGTTATGCCGTTCAACATGACTCTTTGGCAATGACCCCTACGCCTCCTTACATAGATGGGCTGCAGAATGGTTTCCGACAAATGCAGACTCCCTTCCCTCAAGTCAGTGGGAATACTGAACAGATAGTGTACACAACAGTAACTGTTTAG